A single region of the Triticum dicoccoides isolate Atlit2015 ecotype Zavitan chromosome 2B, WEW_v2.0, whole genome shotgun sequence genome encodes:
- the LOC119361302 gene encoding putative receptor protein kinase ZmPK1 has translation MRALRVFFFLATLPWIALSAGDHRSVMWRGDSFAVEDASSSSSSGRHALVSPGGNFSCGFRKVATNAYTLSIWFTASADATVAWAANRDAPVNGRGSRAELRHDGSLVLRDFDGRVAWNTNTSDAGADRAELLDSGNLVVSDASGRALWQSFDWPTDTLLPGQPITRYRRLVSASARGLPYSGFYNFYFDSNNILNLMYDGPEISSNYWPDPFNKWWDNNRTAYNSSRYGSLDARGRFYASDNLKFNASDLGDTGVMRRLTLDYDGNLRQYSLDVSSGKWRVTWAAMSRQCDVHGICGRYGLCTYGLGGAPVCSCPEGFVVTNASDWSKGCRREFDVRCGEDVYFAPMPAADYWGFDFNYTEALTIDTCRQICLDDCNCEAFGYKQGSGKCYPKIALWNGRRPDSKQVIYLKVPRRVQNLDPSVLRFGGHRCTVREVNANSSASYLLAAGSKLNFVYFYSFLAGLFVMEAIFIAVGYLFVFRADPAARRIRDEGYSLVLNHFRRFTYDELSAATSEFSDVVGRSASGAVYKGVLDDGRSVAVTRLEEVTQADEVFRSDLSVIGRINHMNLVRIFGFCSEHSHRLLVSEHVENGSLDKALFDDGEDGAAALGWHARYGVAVGVAKGLAYLHHECLEWIVHCDVKPENILLGADLEPKINDFGLVKLLSRRDERGRVLSRVQGTRGYVAPEWALSLPITGKADVFSFGVVLLELLRGQRVCDWEVDGGGGEALRMDFPRLVALLREETRGLQEAWLEEFVDARLRGDFSHPQAAALLEVAVSCVDDDPGRRPSMDAVVQILLSSQDVVLPSLRHASSPVPEISRMV, from the coding sequence ATGAGAGCGCTCAGGGTCTTCTTCTTTCTCGCCACCTTGCCTTGGATCGCCCTCTCGGCCGGCGACCACAGGAGCGTAATGTGGCGCGGTGACTCCTTCGCCGTGGAGGACgcatcttcttcgtcttcttccggCCGGCACGCCCTGGTGTCCCCGGGCGGCAACTTCTCGTGCGGCTTCCGCAAGGTGGCCACCAACGCCTACACGCTCTCCATCTGGTTCACGGCctcggccgacgccaccgtcgcctggGCGGCCAACCGCGACGCGCCCGTGAACGGCCGGGGCTCCCGCGCCGAGCTCCGGCACGACGGCTCCCTCGTGCTGCGGGACTTCGACGGCCGCGTCGCGTGGAACACCAACACCAGCGACGCCGGGGCGGACCGCGCGGAGCTGCTCGACTCCGGCAACCTCGTCGTGTCCGACGCGTCCGGGCGCGCGCTCTGGCAGAGCTTCGACTGGCCCACCGACACGCTCCTCCCCGGCCAGCCCATCACGCGGTACCGCCGCCTCGTGTCCGCGTCGGCGAGGGGCCTGCCCTACTCCGGCTTCTACAACTTCTACTTCGACAGCAACAACATCCTCAACCTCATGTACGACGGCCCGGAGATCAGCAGCAACTACTGGCCGGACCCGTTCAACAAGTGGTGGGACAACAACCGGACGGCGTACAACAGCAGCCGCTACGGCAGCCTCGACGCGCGCGGCCGCTTCTACGCCAGCGACAACCTCAAGTTCAACGCCTCCGACCTCGGCGATACCGGCGTCATGCGCCGCCTCACGCTCGACTACGACGGCAACCTCCGCCAGTACAGCCTCGACGTCTCTTCAGGGAAGTGGCGGGTCACGTGGGCGGCCATGTCGCGCCAATGCGACGTGCACGGCATTTGCGGCCGCTACGGGCTGTGCACGTACGGGCTGGGCGGGGCGCCGGTGTGCTCGTGCCCGGAGGGGTTCGTCGTCACCAACGCCAGCGACTGGAGCAAGGGCTGCCGGCGCGAGTTCGACGTCCGGTGCGGCGAGGACGTGTACTTCGCGCCGATGCcggccgccgactactggggcttcGACTTCAACTACACCGAGGCGCTCACCATCGACACGTGCCGCCAGATCTGCCTCGACGACTGCAACTGCGAGGCGTTCGGCTACAAGCAGGGCTCCGGCAAGTGCTACCCCAAGATCGCGCTCTGGAACGGCCGACGCCCGGACAGCAAGCAGGTCATCTACCTCAAGGTGCCCCGCCGCGTCCAGAACCTCGACCCCTCCGTGCTGCGCTTCGGCGGCCACAGGTGCACCGTGCGCGAGGTGAACGCCAACAGCAGCGCCTCCTACCTGCTGGCCGCCGGCAGCAAGCTCAACTTCGTCTACTTCTACTCCTTCCTGGCCGGGCTGTTTGTCATGGAGGCCATCTTCATCGCCGTGGGGTACCTGTTCGTGTTCCGGGCCGACCCGGCGGCGCGGCGGATCCGCGACGAAGGGTACAGCCTGGTGCTCAACCACTTCAGGAGGTTCACGTACGACGAGCTGTCGGCCGCGACCTCCGAGTTCAGCGACGTGGTCGGGAGGAGCGCGTCGGGGGCCGTGTACAAGGGCGTCCTGGACGACGGCCGGAGTGTCGCCGTGACGCGGCTGGAGGAGGTGACGCAGGCGGACGAGGTGTTCCGGTCGGACCTCAGCGTCATCGGCCGGATCAACCACATGAACCTGGTCAGGATCTTCGGCTTCTGCTCCGAGCACTCGCACCGGCTCCTCGTCTCGGAGCACGTCGAGAACGGCTCGCTCGACAAGGCCCTCTTCGACGACGGCGAGGACGGCGCCGCCGCGCTGGGGTGGCACGCGAGGTACGGGGTCGCCGTGGGCGTGGCCAAGGGGCTGGCGTACCTCCACCACGAGTGCCTGGAGTGGATCGTGCACTGCGACGTGAAGCCGGAGAACATCCTGCTGGGCGCGGACCTGGAGCCCAAGATCAACGACTTCGGGCTGGTGAAGCTGCTGAGCCGGCGGGACGAGCGCGGGCGGGTGCTGTCCCGGGTGCAGGGCACCAGGGGGTACGTCGCGCCGGAGTGGGCGCTGAGCCTGCCCATCACCGGCAAGGCCGACGTGTTCAGCTTCGgcgtggtgctcctggagctgctccGCGGGCAGCGGGTGTGCGACTGGGAGGTGGACGGGGGAGGCGGGGAGGCGCTGCGCATGGACTTCCCGCGGCTCGTCGCGCTGCTGAGGGAGGAGACGAGGGGCCTGCAGGAGGCGTGGCTGGAGGAGTTCGTTGACGCGCGGCTCCGCGGCGACTTCAGCCACCCGCAGGCGGCGGCGCTGCTGGAGGTGGCGGTGTCGTGCGTGGACGACGACCCCGGCAGGAGGCCCAGCATGGATGCCGTCGTGCAGATTCTCCTCTCCTCGCAGGACGTGGTGCTGCCGTCGCTCCGCCACGCGTCGTCTCCGGTCCCAGAGATCAGCCGCATGGTCTGA